A single region of the Mycobacterium avium subsp. avium genome encodes:
- a CDS encoding SDR family oxidoreductase, with product MGTYAITGSASGMGRETAQRLRDGGHTVIGVDIKDADVIADLSTPAGRADAAARVLSQAGDRLDGAVLAAGLGPSPARDRVRQIAAVNYFGVVELLQAWRPALAAAGNAKVVVVASNSATTMPTVPRRTVNALLAHDADKALRSVRLFGPAAPTMMYGASKLAVSRWVRRHAVLAEWAGSGVRLNALLPGAIMTPLLQEQLSTPRQARAVRSFPVPVGGFGDPGQLAEWMCFMLSDAADFLCGSVVFVDGGTDAYFRADDWPKVLPARRLPGYLRRFTRFR from the coding sequence ATGGGAACCTATGCGATCACCGGATCGGCGTCCGGAATGGGACGCGAGACCGCGCAACGCCTCCGCGACGGCGGCCACACCGTCATCGGCGTCGACATCAAGGACGCCGACGTCATCGCCGACCTGTCCACCCCGGCAGGCCGCGCCGACGCCGCCGCCCGGGTGCTCTCGCAGGCCGGTGACCGGCTCGACGGCGCGGTGCTGGCGGCCGGGCTGGGACCCAGCCCGGCGCGCGACCGGGTCCGCCAGATCGCCGCGGTGAACTATTTCGGCGTCGTCGAGCTGCTGCAGGCCTGGCGACCGGCGCTGGCGGCCGCCGGGAACGCCAAAGTCGTTGTGGTGGCCAGTAATTCGGCCACGACGATGCCCACGGTGCCGCGCCGCACGGTCAACGCTCTGCTGGCGCACGACGCCGACAAGGCGTTGCGATCGGTGCGGCTGTTCGGACCGGCCGCGCCGACCATGATGTACGGGGCGTCAAAACTCGCGGTCAGCCGCTGGGTGCGCCGCCATGCCGTGCTGGCGGAGTGGGCGGGCTCGGGGGTGCGGTTGAACGCCCTGTTGCCCGGGGCGATCATGACACCGCTGCTGCAGGAGCAGTTGTCCACGCCCCGGCAGGCCCGGGCGGTCCGGTCGTTCCCCGTCCCGGTCGGCGGTTTCGGCGACCCCGGCCAGCTGGCCGAGTGGATGTGTTTCATGCTGTCGGATGCCGCCGACTTCCTTTGCGGCAGCGTGGTATTCGTCGACGGCGGCACCGACGCGTACTTCCGCGCCGACGACTGGCCCAAGGTGCTACCGGCGCGCCGGCTGCCCGGATATCTGCGCCGATTCACCCGGTTTCGCTGA
- a CDS encoding DUF2127 domain-containing protein yields MPKDRGLNRWELVTCALAGHATYAPDEPALADRLSGTTGLGQVWRCLRCGEFTVGPAHRRGPAEDAPMIMRGKALRQAIIIRVLAVERLFRALVIALAAYAVWKFRGARGAIQATLDRDLPIFRAAGFKVDQMTIVHELEKALATKPSTLALLTLMLVGYALVEVVEGVGLWLLKRWGEYFAVIATSVFLPLEIHDLAKGITMTRVVTFAINVAAVIYLLISKRLFGLRGGRAAYDAERRGEQLLDVERAAAGS; encoded by the coding sequence ATGCCCAAAGATCGCGGTCTCAACCGCTGGGAGTTGGTCACCTGCGCGCTGGCCGGGCACGCCACCTACGCGCCCGACGAGCCGGCGCTGGCCGACCGGCTCAGCGGCACCACCGGGCTGGGCCAGGTGTGGCGCTGCCTGCGCTGCGGCGAGTTCACCGTCGGCCCTGCGCACCGGCGCGGCCCGGCCGAAGACGCGCCGATGATCATGCGCGGCAAGGCATTACGGCAGGCCATCATCATTCGGGTGCTGGCGGTGGAACGGCTGTTCCGGGCGCTGGTGATCGCGCTGGCCGCCTACGCGGTGTGGAAGTTCCGCGGTGCGCGCGGCGCCATCCAGGCCACCCTGGACCGCGATCTGCCGATCTTTCGCGCCGCCGGCTTCAAGGTCGACCAGATGACCATCGTGCACGAGCTGGAAAAGGCGCTGGCCACCAAGCCGTCCACCCTGGCGCTGCTGACCTTGATGCTGGTCGGCTACGCGCTGGTGGAGGTGGTCGAGGGCGTCGGCCTGTGGTTGCTCAAGCGCTGGGGCGAATACTTCGCGGTGATCGCCACCTCGGTCTTCCTGCCGCTGGAGATCCACGACCTGGCCAAGGGCATCACGATGACCCGGGTGGTGACCTTCGCCATCAATGTCGCCGCGGTGATCTACCTGTTGATCTCCAAGCGGCTGTTCGGGCTGCGCGGCGGGCGGGCGGCCTACGACGCCGAACGGCGCGGCGAGCAACTGCTCGACGTCGAGCGCGCCGCCGCGGGGAGCTGA
- a CDS encoding helix-turn-helix domain-containing protein — MLDVVELLARSPSARLRFSDVVRELGLTQATAHAILKTLCDRGWASRDPVDKTFALGPALAVVAARTDTARPLAHAARAAALRLSGAVGYACSVVEKFGDSLVVTAFEGEPATQPSGIPGDRIPYAPPFGVAMAAWDTEEEQRAWIQRGAGSNADRVQRLRQVLAHTRERGFDVDWTTPALAQAVQVVGTLDSSEMPTPVRHIMDRLLVEFTTIGFLSDDNPGRRKQPVVTIAAPVFDHRGRASLMVAVHPLCPLSARQIRVIGKHLTDETTALSRSRPASGAVDAAV; from the coding sequence GTGCTCGATGTGGTCGAGCTGCTGGCGCGGTCGCCGAGCGCGCGGCTGCGGTTCTCCGACGTGGTGCGCGAGCTGGGCCTCACCCAGGCGACGGCGCACGCCATCCTCAAGACGCTGTGCGACCGCGGCTGGGCCAGCCGCGACCCGGTCGACAAGACCTTCGCCCTGGGACCCGCGCTGGCGGTGGTGGCCGCGCGCACCGACACGGCGCGGCCGCTGGCGCATGCGGCGCGCGCGGCGGCGCTGCGGCTGTCCGGCGCGGTCGGGTACGCCTGTTCGGTGGTGGAGAAGTTCGGGGATTCCCTGGTGGTCACCGCCTTCGAGGGCGAGCCCGCCACCCAGCCGTCGGGCATCCCGGGCGATCGCATCCCCTACGCTCCGCCGTTCGGGGTGGCGATGGCGGCCTGGGACACCGAGGAGGAGCAGCGCGCCTGGATCCAGCGCGGCGCCGGCAGCAACGCCGATCGCGTCCAGCGCCTGCGACAGGTACTGGCGCACACCCGGGAACGCGGATTCGACGTCGACTGGACGACGCCCGCGCTGGCCCAGGCCGTCCAGGTGGTCGGCACCCTGGACAGCAGCGAGATGCCGACGCCGGTGCGCCACATCATGGATCGGCTGCTGGTCGAGTTCACCACCATCGGGTTCCTGTCCGACGACAACCCCGGCCGCCGCAAACAACCGGTGGTGACCATCGCCGCGCCGGTCTTCGACCACCGCGGGCGGGCGTCGCTGATGGTGGCCGTGCACCCGCTGTGCCCGCTGAGCGCGCGCCAGATCCGGGTCATCGGAAAACATCTCACCGACGAAACGACGGCGCTGAGCCGGTCGCGGCCGGCATCCGGCGCGGTCGATGCCGCCGTCTGA
- a CDS encoding zinc-binding dehydrogenase: MVLRDDRLQVRETPDPEPGPGELLLRTLSTAICASDVHFMDHPELALDDPTGRSLYDSGRDIVLGHEFVGEVVGHGPGCTGQFAIGTRVTAMPVRLVDGGAGGMRIIGQHPDAQGSFAELLVVSEAAAKPVPGEVSSDAVAVTDAFAVGEFYVRSARLQPGEVAIVIGAGAIGLSAVAALAARGVEPIIVADFRADRRRLAADSFGAHLLVDPREESPFAAFNAARARYGIPGPAAVFECVGAPGLIQNLVESAEMGTRIYCAGGWYTGDTLDITTATRQGVTIQFGGGPHPQDWYGTLDAIVAGRLDPLPSVGKIIGLDEVPDALELARRSDGPPRIIVHPNGDTR, from the coding sequence GTGGTGTTACGCGACGACCGGTTGCAGGTGCGCGAGACACCGGACCCAGAACCGGGGCCGGGCGAGTTGTTGCTGCGCACCCTGAGCACCGCGATCTGCGCGTCCGACGTGCACTTCATGGACCACCCCGAGCTGGCCCTCGACGATCCGACCGGGCGCTCGCTGTACGACAGCGGTCGCGACATCGTGCTCGGTCACGAGTTCGTGGGCGAGGTCGTCGGGCACGGGCCGGGCTGCACCGGCCAGTTCGCCATCGGCACCCGCGTCACCGCCATGCCGGTGCGCCTGGTCGACGGCGGGGCAGGCGGCATGCGGATCATCGGCCAGCACCCGGACGCCCAGGGCAGTTTCGCTGAGCTGCTGGTGGTTTCCGAAGCGGCGGCCAAGCCCGTGCCCGGCGAGGTGTCCAGCGACGCCGTCGCCGTGACCGACGCGTTCGCGGTCGGCGAGTTCTACGTGCGCTCTGCGCGCCTGCAACCGGGCGAGGTGGCGATCGTCATTGGCGCGGGAGCGATCGGCCTCTCGGCCGTCGCCGCGCTCGCCGCGCGCGGCGTGGAGCCGATCATCGTGGCGGACTTCCGGGCCGACCGCCGCCGGTTGGCCGCCGACAGCTTCGGCGCGCACCTTCTGGTCGACCCGCGCGAGGAATCCCCGTTCGCGGCGTTCAACGCGGCCCGCGCGCGGTACGGAATACCCGGTCCGGCAGCGGTATTCGAGTGCGTCGGCGCGCCCGGACTGATCCAGAACCTGGTCGAATCCGCCGAGATGGGCACCCGCATCTACTGTGCCGGCGGCTGGTACACCGGCGACACCCTCGACATCACCACCGCCACCCGCCAGGGCGTCACCATCCAGTTCGGCGGCGGGCCGCACCCGCAGGACTGGTACGGCACGCTCGACGCGATCGTGGCGGGACGACTGGACCCGCTGCCGAGCGTGGGCAAGATCATCGGCCTCGACGAGGTACCCGACGCCCTGGAGCTGGCCCGCCGGTCCGACGGCCCGCCCCGCATCATCGTCCATCCGAACGGAGACACCCGATGA
- a CDS encoding nuclear transport factor 2 family protein, producing the protein MSEREDRQDISELLVRYATGIDRRDWPLFRTVFTDDCVLDYGEIGHWTGVDAVADFMEQVHALAGHTLHRLTNQAITVEGDRATARTYIDGLIMAGDNNSGVNAIGFYDDEMVRTAHGWRIARRRYTQVRLTTVGVGS; encoded by the coding sequence ATGAGCGAAAGAGAAGACCGGCAAGACATTTCCGAGCTGCTGGTGCGCTACGCCACCGGGATCGACCGCCGGGACTGGCCACTGTTCCGCACCGTGTTCACCGACGACTGCGTGCTCGACTACGGCGAGATCGGCCACTGGACCGGCGTCGACGCCGTCGCGGATTTCATGGAGCAGGTGCACGCGCTGGCCGGGCACACCCTGCACCGGCTGACCAACCAGGCCATCACGGTCGAGGGCGACCGCGCCACGGCGCGCACCTACATCGACGGGCTGATCATGGCCGGCGACAACAACTCCGGCGTCAACGCGATCGGTTTCTACGACGACGAAATGGTGCGCACCGCACACGGATGGCGCATCGCCCGCCGGCGCTACACCCAGGTGCGGCTGACCACCGTCGGGGTCGGGTCATGA
- a CDS encoding SDR family NAD(P)-dependent oxidoreductase, giving the protein MSFAARYGPWALVDGASDGVGAAFAEGLAERGVNVVLLARRQDVLDRVAARIRAGTSAQTRTLAIDLAHPGAAKAITAATADVTIGMLVYCAGADPDFKPFLANRIEAAEAMVQRNCMVPMQLCHHYAPAMVERGAGGIVLFGSGAGLAGGPNMVAYGASKAFDMVFAEALWAELHDKGVDVLGLILGKTDTPALRALEYSRGQIASPDQAPSDAAAVSDVIAEAFENLGNGPTLMVGDTMRAAAQLLASLSRNQAVELFAQAAAAAMGPDD; this is encoded by the coding sequence ATGAGTTTCGCGGCCAGGTACGGGCCGTGGGCGCTGGTGGACGGCGCCTCGGACGGCGTGGGCGCGGCGTTCGCCGAAGGCCTGGCCGAGCGCGGCGTCAACGTGGTGCTGCTGGCCCGCCGGCAAGACGTTCTGGACCGGGTCGCCGCCCGGATCCGTGCCGGCACCTCGGCCCAAACCCGCACGCTGGCAATCGATCTCGCGCACCCCGGGGCGGCCAAGGCGATCACCGCGGCCACCGCCGACGTGACGATCGGGATGCTGGTCTACTGCGCGGGCGCCGACCCGGACTTCAAACCGTTCCTTGCCAATCGGATCGAAGCCGCCGAGGCGATGGTGCAGCGCAACTGCATGGTGCCCATGCAGCTGTGTCACCACTACGCCCCGGCCATGGTCGAGCGGGGCGCCGGCGGCATCGTCCTGTTCGGTTCCGGCGCCGGGCTGGCCGGCGGGCCCAACATGGTCGCCTACGGCGCCTCCAAGGCATTCGACATGGTCTTCGCCGAGGCGCTGTGGGCCGAACTGCACGACAAGGGGGTCGACGTGCTGGGGCTCATCCTGGGCAAGACCGATACCCCGGCGTTGCGCGCCCTCGAATACAGCCGCGGCCAGATCGCGTCGCCCGACCAGGCGCCGTCGGACGCGGCGGCCGTGTCCGACGTCATCGCCGAGGCGTTCGAGAACCTCGGCAACGGGCCCACCCTGATGGTCGGCGACACCATGCGCGCCGCGGCGCAGCTGCTGGCATCGCTGAGCCGCAACCAGGCCGTCGAGCTGTTCGCCCAGGCCGCGGCGGCGGCCATGGGCCCGGACGACTAG
- a CDS encoding sodium/hydrogen exchanger: MTMLAIDRPAAVATTARWRRRTLTRSGLITGAFVAPAVAVRITGVHTGAVAALLIFGAAVVAASFLLAWAAETAQIDVSGGLATALLAVIAVLPEYAVGLYYAYVSGHNADYTQYAAANMTGSNRLLMGLGWPVVVLVSIVVARRSGSDRPAGLALLPANRVELGFLLIAGVIAFAIPASGQIHFGLGLALLAWFGFYLYKISHGNVEEPDLIGTAAALGELPDGRRRIAVVGLFLVSGAVILLCAKPFADNLVAAGTELGVNRFLLVQWLAPLASEAPEFIIATIFASRGKGTTAIATLISSKVNQWTLLIGSLPLAHLLGGGGFALHLDSRQVEEVLLTATQTMMGVALILALRFHRSAALALLALFVVQFPIFSTQGRLLLCGVYTAVAVVALIGYRRHLAATLRAPFFGTAIRHSGHPHHPVPDP, from the coding sequence ATGACGATGCTCGCCATAGACAGGCCCGCCGCCGTCGCCACCACGGCGCGCTGGCGGCGGCGCACCCTGACGCGGTCCGGACTGATCACCGGCGCGTTCGTCGCCCCCGCGGTGGCCGTCCGGATCACCGGCGTGCACACCGGGGCGGTGGCCGCCCTGCTGATCTTCGGGGCCGCGGTGGTGGCGGCCAGCTTCCTGTTGGCGTGGGCCGCCGAGACCGCCCAGATCGACGTCTCCGGCGGGCTGGCCACGGCGCTGCTCGCCGTGATCGCGGTGCTGCCCGAATACGCGGTGGGCCTCTACTACGCCTACGTGTCCGGCCACAACGCCGACTACACGCAGTACGCCGCGGCCAACATGACCGGATCCAACCGGCTGCTGATGGGCCTGGGCTGGCCGGTCGTGGTGCTGGTCAGCATCGTGGTGGCGCGCAGGTCCGGATCCGACAGGCCCGCCGGCCTGGCGCTGCTGCCAGCAAACCGCGTCGAACTCGGCTTCCTGTTGATCGCCGGGGTGATCGCCTTCGCGATACCGGCCAGCGGCCAAATCCATTTCGGGCTGGGGTTGGCGTTGCTGGCCTGGTTCGGGTTCTACCTCTACAAGATCAGCCACGGCAACGTCGAGGAGCCGGACCTGATCGGCACCGCCGCCGCGCTGGGCGAGCTGCCCGACGGCCGCCGGCGGATCGCCGTGGTCGGCCTCTTCCTGGTGTCCGGTGCGGTGATCCTGTTGTGCGCCAAGCCGTTTGCCGACAACCTGGTGGCCGCCGGTACCGAACTGGGCGTCAACCGGTTCCTGCTGGTGCAGTGGCTGGCCCCGCTGGCCTCCGAGGCTCCGGAGTTCATCATCGCCACGATCTTCGCCAGCCGGGGCAAGGGCACGACGGCCATCGCCACCCTGATCTCGTCCAAGGTCAACCAGTGGACGCTGCTGATCGGCTCGTTGCCCCTCGCCCACCTGCTCGGTGGCGGCGGGTTCGCGCTTCACCTCGATTCGCGTCAGGTGGAGGAGGTGCTGCTCACGGCGACCCAGACGATGATGGGGGTGGCGCTGATCCTGGCGCTGCGCTTCCACCGGTCGGCGGCGCTGGCGCTGCTGGCGTTGTTCGTCGTGCAATTCCCGATCTTCTCCACCCAGGGGCGGCTGCTGCTGTGCGGCGTCTACACCGCGGTGGCCGTCGTGGCGCTGATCGGCTACCGGCGTCACCTGGCCGCCACGCTGCGGGCGCCGTTCTTCGGCACCGCGATCCGGCACAGCGGTCACCCGCACCATCCGGTGCCGGACCCCTGA
- a CDS encoding SDR family oxidoreductase, translated as MSRVSVITGGAGGMGVATAKVVGRDHTLVLCDVRQDRLTAATAALAELGMTPTAVNCDVTDRRAVAQLFDTAAGLGTVVSVIHTAGVSPSMGPADYVMRTNAIGTLNVNEAFYAVAGDGSVIVNVASMAAHMLPAEIVPTAQFPLALSDADAFMDAMLAACEVAPEQARSGLAYAVSKSFVKWYSQSQAERFNARGLRIVSVSPGSIDTEMGRLEENAGAGAMVADAAVPRWGKPEEMAELLAFCASDKAGYLTGTDILNDGGVIASMTERARVAAAG; from the coding sequence ATGAGTCGAGTGTCGGTGATCACAGGCGGCGCGGGCGGCATGGGAGTGGCCACCGCGAAAGTCGTCGGCCGCGATCACACCCTGGTGCTGTGCGACGTCCGGCAGGACCGGTTGACGGCCGCGACCGCCGCGCTGGCAGAGCTCGGGATGACGCCCACCGCGGTCAACTGCGACGTCACCGATCGGCGGGCCGTCGCGCAGCTGTTCGACACCGCGGCCGGGCTCGGCACCGTCGTCTCCGTCATCCACACCGCCGGGGTGAGCCCGAGCATGGGCCCGGCCGACTACGTGATGCGGACCAACGCGATCGGCACCCTCAACGTCAACGAGGCGTTCTACGCGGTCGCCGGCGACGGCTCGGTGATCGTCAACGTCGCGTCGATGGCGGCGCACATGCTGCCCGCGGAAATCGTTCCGACAGCGCAGTTTCCGCTCGCGCTTAGCGACGCCGACGCCTTCATGGACGCCATGCTGGCGGCGTGCGAGGTCGCGCCCGAGCAGGCCCGCTCGGGGCTGGCCTACGCCGTGAGCAAGAGCTTCGTCAAGTGGTACAGCCAGTCACAGGCCGAGCGCTTCAACGCGCGAGGCCTGCGCATCGTCTCGGTGTCCCCCGGCTCGATCGACACCGAAATGGGCCGGCTCGAGGAGAACGCCGGCGCCGGGGCGATGGTGGCCGACGCCGCGGTCCCGCGGTGGGGCAAGCCCGAGGAGATGGCCGAGCTTCTGGCCTTCTGCGCCAGCGACAAGGCCGGATACCTCACCGGCACGGACATTCTCAACGACGGCGGGGTGATCGCCTCGATGACCGAGCGGGCCAGGGTGGCCGCCGCCGGCTAG
- a CDS encoding flavin-containing monooxygenase, whose product MSRKAKRLYAIGRVRAATRRRRGPKVAIIGAGFGGLGAAVALRRAGIDDLVIIEAADGVGGTWRRNTYPGAACDIQSHLYSFSFAPNASWSRTYARQPEILAYLESVADDFDLRRHLMLDTTVRSLRWNPHTAAWDCRIDRGGHPATLSADVVVCAVGLFGAAKLPDIDGLAGFAGPVLHTAQWDHDLDLAGRTVAVIGTGASGVQLVPELAGTAGHVTVFQRTPPWMVPKDDRPYSATELARFKRNPLALRRTRWQIWKFQHDNTATFADDPVVTARSRIATSFLDRTVADESLRRALTPDYPFRCKRVLLGDDYYRALQRDNVELVTDPIARIGRRSVITASGAEIEADVIVLATGFETSRYLSGIEVVGAGGRRLHEHWGEEPSAYLGVAVSGFPNFFMLYGPNTNQGGNSIVYILEAGARLVASAVSRLARRGGFLEVRPEAEKRFNDRLSADLERTIWTRCDSYFRSPTGRIVTQWPYTELDYARWTWRLRRRDWIHHRCVPSAATVGAARDF is encoded by the coding sequence ATGAGTCGAAAAGCCAAGCGGCTCTATGCCATTGGGCGGGTGCGGGCGGCGACGCGGCGGCGGCGCGGGCCGAAGGTGGCGATCATCGGCGCGGGCTTCGGCGGCCTGGGCGCCGCGGTCGCGCTGCGCCGCGCCGGCATCGACGACCTGGTGATCATCGAGGCCGCCGACGGCGTCGGCGGCACCTGGCGACGCAACACCTATCCGGGCGCCGCCTGCGACATCCAGAGCCACCTGTACTCGTTTTCCTTCGCCCCCAACGCATCCTGGAGCCGCACCTACGCCCGGCAACCCGAGATCCTGGCCTACCTGGAATCGGTGGCCGACGACTTCGACCTGCGGCGTCATCTGATGCTCGACACCACGGTGCGCTCGCTGCGCTGGAATCCCCACACCGCGGCGTGGGACTGCCGGATCGACCGGGGCGGGCACCCGGCGACGCTGAGCGCCGACGTCGTCGTGTGCGCCGTCGGCCTGTTCGGCGCCGCCAAGCTGCCCGACATCGACGGGCTGGCCGGCTTCGCCGGACCCGTGCTGCACACCGCGCAGTGGGATCACGACCTGGACCTGGCCGGCCGCACGGTGGCGGTGATCGGCACCGGCGCCAGCGGGGTGCAGCTCGTCCCCGAGCTGGCCGGCACCGCCGGACACGTCACGGTCTTCCAGCGCACCCCGCCCTGGATGGTGCCCAAGGACGACCGGCCTTACAGCGCAACGGAATTGGCCCGATTCAAACGTAATCCCCTGGCGCTGCGCCGCACCCGCTGGCAGATCTGGAAGTTCCAGCACGACAACACCGCGACCTTCGCCGACGACCCCGTCGTGACGGCACGCAGCCGGATTGCGACCTCGTTCCTGGACCGCACCGTCGCCGACGAGTCGTTGCGGCGGGCGCTGACGCCGGACTACCCGTTCCGGTGCAAGCGGGTGCTGCTGGGCGACGACTACTACCGCGCGTTGCAACGCGACAACGTCGAGTTGGTCACCGATCCCATCGCCCGGATCGGCCGCAGGTCGGTGATCACCGCCTCGGGCGCCGAGATCGAGGCCGACGTCATCGTGCTGGCAACCGGATTCGAGACGTCGCGCTACCTGTCCGGCATCGAGGTCGTCGGCGCCGGGGGCCGCCGGCTGCACGAGCACTGGGGCGAGGAGCCCTCCGCCTACCTGGGCGTGGCCGTCAGCGGGTTCCCCAACTTCTTCATGCTCTACGGCCCCAACACCAATCAGGGCGGCAACTCCATCGTCTACATTCTGGAGGCCGGCGCGCGGCTGGTGGCCAGCGCGGTGAGCCGGCTGGCCCGCCGCGGCGGATTCCTCGAGGTGCGGCCCGAGGCCGAAAAGCGGTTCAACGACCGGCTTTCCGCCGACCTGGAACGCACCATCTGGACGCGGTGCGACAGCTACTTTCGCTCGCCGACCGGTCGCATCGTCACCCAATGGCCCTACACCGAGCTGGACTACGCGCGGTGGACCTGGCGGCTGCGGCGCCGCGACTGGATCCATCACCGGTGCGTGCCGAGCGCGGCGACCGTGGGTGCTGCTCGGGATTTTTGA
- a CDS encoding pyridoxamine 5'-phosphate oxidase family protein: protein MLLPLAAEPFTAPTDRDMLPSERREFVRTHRTCVFGYRRRNDGPAMSIVYYIPTDTGELLVSTMAGRGKARVVQRDPKVSLCILDERWPFSYLQVYADAALDEDRELAVDVMMAVAGRMSGQPLGDEARPHVRDMCERENRVVIRCRPYGTFATPPRHLHRNDQVQELSHWVSGVIPWDAADPD from the coding sequence ATGCTCCTGCCGTTGGCGGCCGAGCCGTTCACCGCCCCGACCGACCGCGACATGCTGCCCTCCGAGCGGCGCGAGTTCGTGCGCACCCACCGCACCTGCGTGTTCGGCTACCGCCGTCGCAACGACGGCCCGGCCATGTCGATCGTGTACTACATCCCCACCGACACCGGCGAATTGCTCGTCTCCACCATGGCCGGCCGCGGCAAGGCCCGCGTCGTGCAGCGCGACCCCAAGGTGAGCCTGTGCATCCTCGACGAGCGGTGGCCGTTCTCCTACCTGCAGGTCTACGCCGACGCCGCGCTCGACGAGGACCGGGAGCTGGCGGTCGACGTGATGATGGCCGTCGCCGGCCGGATGTCCGGTCAGCCACTCGGCGACGAGGCGCGCCCGCACGTCCGGGACATGTGCGAGCGCGAAAACCGCGTCGTCATCCGCTGCCGGCCCTACGGGACATTCGCGACGCCGCCCCGCCACCTGCACCGCAACGATCAGGTCCAGGAACTGAGCCACTGGGTGTCCGGTGTCATCCCCTGGGACGCAGCCGATCCGGACTGA
- a CDS encoding SRPBCC family protein, translated as MTVTVVDRGPRQVSRRVDVAAPAAQLYALVADPRRHHELDGSGTVRDNISVPAKLVEGSKFSTHMRMFGLPYRITSTITELKPNEVVEWRHPLGHRWRWEFESLSPTRTRVTETFDYRDAGALKNRLKYYERMGFAKANASGIEATLAKLRDRYPG; from the coding sequence ATGACCGTCACGGTTGTCGATCGGGGACCCCGACAGGTGAGCCGCAGAGTCGACGTGGCCGCGCCGGCGGCACAGCTGTACGCCCTGGTCGCCGATCCGCGCCGGCACCACGAACTGGACGGTTCGGGCACAGTCCGCGACAACATCAGTGTGCCGGCGAAACTCGTTGAGGGATCGAAGTTTTCGACGCACATGCGGATGTTCGGCCTGCCCTACCGGATCACCAGCACCATCACCGAGCTCAAGCCGAACGAGGTGGTCGAGTGGCGTCACCCGCTCGGGCACCGCTGGCGGTGGGAATTCGAGTCGCTGTCACCCACCCGGACCCGGGTCACCGAGACGTTCGACTACCGCGACGCCGGCGCGCTGAAGAACAGGCTGAAGTACTACGAGCGGATGGGTTTCGCCAAGGCGAACGCCTCGGGCATCGAGGCGACGCTGGCCAAACTGCGGGACCGCTACCCGGGGTGA
- a CDS encoding mycofactocin-coupled SDR family oxidoreductase, translating to MSQSLTGKVALITGAARGQGRAHAARLAAEGADIIAVDLAGPLPPSVPYDSSTPEDLAETAELVRAAGRRVVTAQTDVRDLDALTSSVDTAVGELGRLDVIVANAGICSPAPWNRITAQAFRDTIDTNVVGTWNTVMAGAQHIIDGGRGGSIILIGSAAGINMQSFMVHYTASKHAVVGMARAFAAELGRYNIRVNSLNPGAVATPMGTGRMRDALRAAADDYPHLRGLHKPLLPEGIAQPEDIADAVAWLASDQSRLVTASQVSVDLGVGYV from the coding sequence ATGAGCCAGTCACTTACGGGCAAGGTCGCGCTGATCACCGGGGCGGCGCGCGGGCAGGGCCGCGCGCACGCGGCGCGGCTGGCCGCCGAGGGCGCCGACATCATCGCCGTCGACCTCGCCGGGCCGCTGCCGCCGAGCGTTCCCTACGACTCGTCGACGCCCGAGGACCTGGCCGAGACCGCGGAACTGGTGCGTGCCGCCGGACGGCGGGTCGTCACCGCACAGACCGACGTGCGCGACCTGGACGCCCTGACCTCCTCGGTGGACACGGCGGTGGGCGAGCTCGGCCGCTTGGACGTCATCGTGGCCAACGCCGGAATCTGCAGCCCCGCCCCGTGGAATCGGATCACCGCGCAGGCGTTCCGGGACACCATCGACACCAACGTCGTCGGCACCTGGAACACCGTGATGGCGGGGGCGCAGCACATCATCGACGGCGGCCGGGGCGGGTCGATCATCCTGATCGGCTCGGCGGCCGGCATCAACATGCAGTCGTTCATGGTCCACTACACCGCCAGCAAGCACGCCGTGGTGGGCATGGCCCGCGCGTTCGCCGCCGAACTCGGCCGCTACAACATTCGGGTCAACAGCCTCAACCCCGGGGCGGTCGCCACCCCGATGGGCACCGGCCGGATGCGCGACGCGCTGCGCGCGGCCGCCGACGACTACCCGCATCTGCGGGGCCTGCACAAACCGCTGCTGCCCGAGGGCATCGCGCAGCCGGAGGACATCGCCGACGCGGTGGCCTGGCTGGCCTCCGACCAATCCAGGTTGGTGACCGCCAGCCAGGTTTCGGTCGATCTCGGCGTCGGCTACGTGTGA
- a CDS encoding heavy-metal-associated domain-containing protein — protein sequence MPTSEYQVSGMSCGHCEAAVHSEVARIPGVNGVSVSADTGRLVVTSAVPIDADAVLGAVDEAGFQAVLVA from the coding sequence ATGCCCACCAGCGAATACCAGGTGAGCGGGATGAGCTGCGGCCACTGCGAGGCCGCCGTGCACAGCGAGGTGGCCCGCATCCCCGGCGTCAACGGCGTCTCGGTCAGCGCGGACACCGGCCGGCTCGTCGTCACCAGCGCGGTGCCCATCGACGCCGACGCCGTCCTCGGCGCGGTCGACGAAGCCGGCTTCCAGGCCGTCTTGGTCGCATGA